A genomic stretch from Moraxella nasicaprae includes:
- a CDS encoding LrgB family protein: MDFKALSSSPFLLLFLLIAVFECCVWLRQKTKQPLINPTLITTIVVIAVLKFLNIEWQSFEKASSYLTFWLQPVVVCLAIPLYVQWQKIKVQWLPILTSQMIGSVLGIITGVLLVRWLGGSQASMIAVAAKSVTMPIAIEVTEQLGGVVGIASATVLVAGVVGQMVGVYVLRTAKSHRPMATGLSLGTASHALGTARSMQLGSRYVAYATLGLILNGIITAFLAPIFVPYLLP, from the coding sequence ATGGATTTTAAGGCATTGTCAAGCAGTCCGTTTTTGTTGTTGTTTTTATTGATTGCGGTATTTGAATGCTGTGTTTGGTTGCGACAAAAAACCAAGCAACCACTCATCAATCCAACGCTGATTACCACGATTGTGGTGATTGCTGTGTTAAAATTTTTGAACATTGAATGGCAAAGTTTTGAAAAAGCCAGCAGTTATTTGACCTTTTGGTTGCAACCTGTGGTGGTGTGTCTTGCCATTCCTTTGTATGTACAATGGCAAAAAATCAAGGTGCAGTGGTTGCCTATCTTGACCTCGCAGATGATTGGTAGCGTGCTTGGTATCATCACAGGGGTGCTATTGGTCAGATGGCTTGGCGGTAGTCAGGCAAGCATGATTGCTGTGGCTGCCAAATCAGTAACAATGCCGATTGCCATCGAAGTGACTGAGCAGCTAGGCGGTGTGGTGGGTATTGCCTCAGCGACGGTATTGGTGGCAGGCGTGGTTGGTCAGATGGTGGGTGTGTATGTACTACGCACCGCCAAATCTCATCGCCCAATGGCGACAGGCTTATCGTTGGGGACGGCATCACATGCTTTGGGGACGGCTCGCTCGATGCAGCTTGGCTCTCGCTATGTGGCGTATGCAACTTTGGGGCTGATTTTAAATGGCATCATCACCGCTTTTCTTGCCCCGATTTTTGTTCCGTATTTACTGCCTTGA
- a CDS encoding CidA/LrgA family protein produces the protein MVLKAILIVFGCLFIGQVLVEWLTLPLPPSVIGLLLLFFALQSGLVKLSTMEKLAKVLLDYLVLLVVPACISIMQYLDVIRDDFWVLLVGTAVSTVLVLIGTAWSYQGLRILQKRTNTPANKNQKG, from the coding sequence ATGGTCTTAAAAGCAATTTTGATTGTTTTTGGTTGCCTATTCATCGGTCAGGTGCTTGTTGAGTGGCTTACCTTGCCTTTGCCACCCAGTGTGATTGGCTTGTTGCTACTGTTTTTTGCTTTACAATCAGGACTGGTGAAATTAAGCACAATGGAAAAACTTGCCAAAGTGCTGCTGGATTATCTGGTGCTACTGGTTGTGCCTGCTTGTATCTCTATCATGCAGTATCTTGATGTGATTCGTGATGATTTTTGGGTATTGCTGGTGGGTACGGCAGTCAGCACGGTGTTGGTTTTGATTGGGACAGCATGGTCTTATCAGGGATTAAGAATCCTACAAAAACGCACCAATACACCAGCAAATAAAAATCAAAAGGGGTAG
- a CDS encoding FAD-dependent monooxygenase: MNNPNHVLIVGGGQVGLSFALLLAHFGIDSTIIEKQRYPKISPDEDLERKAYLDSRNTALSRKTVQIYQEIGLWDRLKSHACRIDEVTISELGSFGRARLNKHEEGVESFGQVIENAHMGRQLLLAVKDNHHITLYDGASVIDISQDEKQAIVKVVFDDDTPAMQLSAPLVVACDGRDSPIRQLLNIGIQAHDYEQVGIVGVVQTDKPHQHIAIERFSSAGPLAVLPLTDGLGDGGTDDTKGHRRSVVFICPKGEEERYLTDDAYYLQTLQQVFGDSAGRFLATGRRGAYPLSKVLADRQVLGRFVLMGNAAHTLHPVAGQGFNLCLRDARSLAQLLARAKSQAGDDGYDFGDYARLSHYERSRLSDQKRVIKFCDTVVGSFTSTNPVMKFARNVGLIAFDKIPGIKPMVASYAMGLKS; the protein is encoded by the coding sequence ATGAATAACCCAAATCATGTGTTGATTGTTGGCGGTGGGCAAGTGGGCTTATCTTTTGCTTTATTATTGGCTCATTTTGGCATTGATAGCACCATCATCGAAAAGCAGCGATACCCAAAGATTAGCCCTGATGAAGACCTTGAAAGAAAGGCATACTTGGACAGTCGCAATACGGCACTTTCTCGCAAAACGGTACAAATTTATCAAGAGATTGGTCTGTGGGATAGACTAAAAAGCCATGCTTGCCGTATCGATGAAGTTACCATCAGTGAGCTTGGTAGTTTTGGTCGAGCAAGGCTTAATAAACATGAAGAGGGTGTGGAGAGTTTTGGTCAGGTCATCGAAAATGCACACATGGGCAGACAGCTATTGTTGGCGGTCAAGGATAATCATCACATCACGCTATATGATGGAGCTAGTGTGATTGACATCAGTCAAGATGAAAAGCAGGCCATCGTCAAGGTGGTGTTTGACGATGATACGCCAGCGATGCAATTATCCGCTCCGTTGGTGGTGGCGTGTGATGGTAGGGATTCGCCAATCAGACAGCTGTTAAACATTGGCATACAGGCACACGACTATGAGCAGGTGGGCATTGTTGGCGTGGTGCAGACGGATAAGCCGCACCAGCATATTGCCATTGAGCGATTTAGTAGTGCAGGGCCTTTGGCGGTACTACCTTTGACAGATGGTCTTGGCGATGGTGGTACAGATGATACTAAGGGTCATCGCCGCTCTGTGGTGTTTATTTGCCCAAAAGGCGAAGAAGAGCGTTACCTGACTGATGATGCGTACTATTTGCAGACTTTGCAACAGGTGTTTGGCGATAGTGCAGGGCGTTTTTTGGCGACAGGCAGGCGAGGTGCTTATCCGCTGAGCAAGGTGCTGGCGGACAGACAAGTCTTGGGACGCTTTGTGCTGATGGGTAATGCTGCTCATACCTTGCACCCTGTGGCAGGGCAGGGCTTTAATCTGTGTCTAAGAGATGCCAGAAGTCTAGCACAGCTACTGGCACGCGCCAAAAGTCAGGCAGGTGATGATGGCTATGATTTTGGCGATTATGCCAGATTGTCTCATTATGAACGCTCTCGCCTAAGTGACCAAAAAAGAGTCATCAAATTTTGTGATACGGTGGTGGGTAGTTTTACCAGCACCAATCCTGTGATGAAGTTTGCTCGCAATGTTGGACTGATTGCTTTTGACAAAATTCCAGGTATTAAGCCGATGGTGGCAAGTTATGCAATGGGTTTAAAATCCTAA
- a CDS encoding MFS transporter, producing the protein MNKQPSLLERLTIAMIGFFAFLQVYSVQAILPVLQSDLHASEVQIGMAVGATVLAIALISPFIGMLSDAFGRKRFIVGSLFLLALPTAMIGFGHTVDELIFWRFLQGLSIPGITVVLIAYISEEYKDSLTAMMSLYVSGTVLGGFSGRFFAGYLEHFIGWRYGYLAMAGLTLIGAVWVLNSLPTSRHFVVSENFKSAFATLISHTKNPHVISSCVLGGCVLFSLVGCFTFINLHLADAPYQLSTAQLANIFSIYLIGMAITPLTTQLIARAGMVKTIMLAISLSVIGIILTLSTPLSLVIVGLTLMSSGVFITQSATISYLTSHVNQGRSLASGLYYFSYYGGGFIGAYGCAIAYQMGAWNGTVVLILILQLMALMIAWFFMHQKTQSAH; encoded by the coding sequence ATGAACAAGCAACCAAGCCTCTTAGAACGACTGACCATCGCCATGATTGGTTTTTTTGCCTTTTTACAAGTGTATTCAGTACAGGCGATTTTGCCCGTATTGCAGTCTGATTTACACGCCAGTGAAGTTCAGATTGGCATGGCAGTTGGTGCAACAGTGCTTGCCATTGCTCTGATTTCACCATTCATTGGTATGCTTTCTGATGCCTTTGGACGCAAGCGATTCATTGTCGGTTCGCTGTTTTTATTGGCGTTACCAACGGCGATGATTGGCTTTGGGCATACCGTTGATGAGTTGATTTTTTGGCGATTTTTACAAGGGCTGAGCATTCCTGGTATCACGGTTGTGCTGATTGCCTACATCAGCGAAGAATACAAAGACAGCCTGACCGCCATGATGTCTTTGTATGTCTCTGGTACGGTACTAGGTGGATTTAGTGGACGATTTTTTGCAGGCTATTTGGAACATTTTATCGGCTGGCGTTATGGCTATTTGGCGATGGCAGGCTTGACGCTCATTGGGGCGGTGTGGGTGCTAAACAGTCTGCCCACCTCACGGCATTTTGTGGTGAGCGAAAACTTCAAATCCGCTTTTGCCACGCTCATCAGCCACACCAAAAATCCCCATGTCATCAGCAGCTGTGTGCTTGGTGGCTGTGTGCTGTTTTCTTTGGTGGGTTGTTTTACTTTCATCAATCTGCATTTGGCAGACGCTCCCTATCAACTCTCCACCGCACAGCTTGCCAATATTTTTTCTATTTATTTGATTGGCATGGCAATCACACCTTTGACCACACAACTGATTGCTCGTGCTGGCATGGTTAAAACCATCATGCTTGCCATCAGCCTATCCGTCATTGGCATCATACTGACGCTTAGCACGCCTTTATCTTTGGTCATCGTTGGTTTAACTTTAATGTCATCAGGCGTATTCATCACTCAGTCAGCAACCATCAGTTATCTGACCAGTCATGTCAATCAAGGTCGTTCGCTGGCATCAGGCTTATACTATTTTAGCTACTATGGTGGCGGTTTTATTGGTGCTTATGGCTGTGCCATCGCCTATCAAATGGGAGCTTGGAATGGCACAGTTGTGTTGATTTTGATATTGCAACTGATGGCCTTGATGATTGCTTGGTTTTTTATGCACCAAAAAACCCAATCTGCCCATTAG
- a CDS encoding UvrD-helicase domain-containing protein produces MSKLNPRQHEAMVHISGPLLVLAGAGSGKTSVITQKIAHLIENCNIPAERITAVTFTNKAAREMKSRVQKLLPADKTRGLTVSTFHQFGLQLIRAELKHTSLKSNFSIMDSDDSKRLLLDLMVRDNISGTDNRLFVTKAIQLISDWKNDLIDPDDALQTVQDPEDQQFAHLYALYERNLRAYNAVDFDDLIVMPVKILRENWEVREKWQNRIRYLLVDEYQDTNTAQYEMIKLLVGVQSRFTVVGDDDQSIYEWRGAKPENMALLKQDFPALTVVKLEQNYRSTNSILHAANSVIANNSHLFEKQLWSDKGQGEKIRVIATNDEFEEAERAVRDILVHKMRNNHSWEQYAVLYRSNFLSRAVEVSLREYNVPYQISGGVSMFSRTEIKDVMGYLRLIINPDDDAAFLRVINTPRRGLGSVALEKLGLFAQEHGLSLLSACSHNHLKSALGNKAGNTLYDFARFVEHYTRELHDNPEPIPTVKQMIIETGYVDYIKSDAKNPHQEKARLDNIDMLYRSISALIERAETDDEKTIDAVIRKLILLDMLDQEREESDTNKVSLMTLHAAKGLEFDFVYIIGAREEILPHKNAMINDNGVEEERRLMYVGITRAKKELTVLYPKKYKVGKDMKHSTPSRFLDEMPEEYVQYPDRRPKSDPKKVAENYLSNIQAMLDAKKR; encoded by the coding sequence ATGAGCAAACTCAATCCCAGACAGCATGAAGCGATGGTTCATATTTCAGGGCCTTTGTTGGTTTTGGCAGGGGCAGGTTCGGGCAAAACATCGGTCATCACCCAAAAAATCGCCCATTTGATTGAGAATTGCAACATTCCAGCCGAACGCATTACAGCGGTTACTTTTACCAATAAGGCGGCTCGTGAGATGAAGTCTCGTGTCCAAAAATTATTGCCAGCCGATAAAACTCGTGGCTTGACGGTCTCAACTTTCCATCAGTTTGGCTTACAACTCATTCGAGCCGAACTAAAACACACCTCATTGAAGTCAAATTTTAGCATCATGGATAGCGATGATTCGAAGCGACTGTTGCTGGATTTGATGGTGCGAGATAACATTAGCGGTACTGATAATCGTCTTTTTGTGACCAAGGCGATACAGCTCATCAGTGACTGGAAGAATGATTTGATTGACCCTGATGATGCCTTGCAAACCGTACAAGACCCAGAAGACCAGCAATTTGCCCATTTGTATGCTTTGTACGAAAGAAATCTTAGGGCGTATAATGCGGTTGATTTTGATGATTTGATTGTGATGCCTGTCAAGATTTTAAGAGAAAACTGGGAGGTGCGTGAAAAATGGCAAAATCGCATTCGCTATTTGCTGGTGGACGAGTACCAAGACACCAATACTGCACAGTATGAGATGATTAAGCTGTTGGTGGGGGTTCAGTCTCGCTTTACGGTGGTGGGCGATGATGACCAGTCCATCTATGAATGGCGTGGTGCAAAACCTGAAAATATGGCGTTATTAAAACAGGATTTTCCTGCATTGACGGTGGTTAAGTTAGAACAAAACTACCGCTCTACCAACAGCATTTTGCACGCTGCCAACTCCGTGATTGCTAATAATTCGCATCTGTTTGAAAAACAGCTTTGGTCGGATAAGGGGCAAGGGGAGAAAATCCGTGTGATTGCCACGAATGATGAATTTGAAGAAGCTGAACGGGCGGTCAGAGATATTTTGGTGCATAAAATGCGAAACAACCACAGCTGGGAGCAATACGCTGTGCTGTATCGCAGTAATTTTTTATCTCGGGCTGTGGAGGTTTCATTGCGAGAGTATAATGTGCCTTACCAAATATCTGGCGGTGTTTCGATGTTTTCACGCACCGAGATTAAAGATGTGATGGGCTATTTGCGTCTAATCATCAATCCTGATGATGATGCAGCATTTTTGCGAGTGATTAACACACCAAGACGAGGCTTGGGTTCGGTTGCTCTTGAAAAATTGGGATTATTTGCCCAAGAGCATGGATTATCGTTATTATCTGCCTGCTCGCATAATCATCTAAAATCCGCTTTGGGTAATAAGGCTGGCAATACCTTGTATGACTTTGCCAGATTTGTTGAGCATTATACTCGTGAATTGCATGACAATCCTGAGCCAATCCCGACAGTCAAGCAAATGATTATAGAAACTGGGTATGTCGATTACATCAAATCAGATGCCAAAAACCCTCATCAAGAAAAGGCTCGACTGGATAATATTGACATGCTTTATAGAAGTATTTCTGCCTTGATTGAGCGTGCTGAAACTGATGATGAGAAAACGATTGATGCGGTCATTCGCAAGCTGATTTTGCTAGATATGCTAGATCAGGAGCGAGAGGAGAGCGATACGAATAAGGTTAGCCTCATGACGCTGCACGCTGCCAAAGGTTTGGAGTTTGATTTTGTGTACATCATTGGTGCTAGAGAAGAAATCCTGCCACACAAAAATGCCATGATTAACGATAATGGTGTCGAAGAAGAAAGACGACTGATGTATGTGGGCATCACTCGTGCCAAAAAAGAGCTGACGGTGCTATACCCCAAAAAGTACAAAGTTGGTAAAGATATGAAGCATTCAACACCTTCTCGTTTTTTGGACGAAATGCCTGAGGAATATGTACAATATCCAGACAGACGACCAAAGTCAGACCCAAAGAAAGTGGCAGAAAATTATCTAAGCAATATCCAAGCGATGCTTGATGCCAAAAAACGCTGA
- a CDS encoding polyprenyl synthetase family protein — MTTTHPTYADIQAIVADDFAIMDKQVFGSLNSKVQLVMSVSKHVIDAGGKRMRPLITLLTARMLNDTQSEQAMQLAAITEMLHTATLVHDDVIDASGLRRGRPTANATWDNATAVLVGDYLIARSFNLLVGFNNLPLLKLFSDGTCDIAEGEVLQLQHQHNPQTTEEDYLQIIDGKTSRLFMMATKGAAILQGRDELLAPLGDFAYHFGNAFQMIDDVLDFVGDAAVMGKNLGDDLAEGKPTLPIIKTLEILKNNHSPDYDTLRIAVQTGKVDNPAKLIDMVRECGALDYCKQRALQETTLAQQALEQLPANQYRDGLYQLTTLASSRLV, encoded by the coding sequence ATGACCACAACACACCCAACTTATGCCGACATTCAAGCCATCGTGGCTGATGATTTTGCGATTATGGATAAGCAAGTATTTGGCAGTCTAAATTCAAAAGTGCAACTGGTGATGAGTGTCTCTAAGCATGTGATTGATGCTGGTGGTAAAAGAATGCGACCACTCATCACGCTCTTGACCGCACGCATGCTAAACGACACCCAAAGCGAACAAGCAATGCAGTTGGCAGCCATTACTGAGATGTTGCATACCGCCACTTTGGTGCATGATGATGTGATTGATGCGTCTGGGTTGCGTCGTGGTCGTCCAACTGCCAATGCCACTTGGGATAATGCCACAGCGGTACTGGTGGGCGATTATTTGATTGCTCGTTCTTTTAACCTGTTGGTGGGCTTTAATAATTTGCCTTTATTAAAGCTATTTTCTGATGGTACTTGTGATATTGCCGAAGGGGAAGTGCTTCAATTACAACATCAGCACAATCCACAAACCACCGAAGAAGATTATTTGCAAATCATTGATGGCAAGACTTCTCGCCTGTTTATGATGGCGACCAAAGGGGCTGCGATTTTGCAGGGTAGAGATGAGTTGTTAGCACCGCTTGGCGATTTTGCTTATCATTTTGGTAATGCTTTTCAGATGATTGATGATGTGCTTGATTTTGTGGGCGATGCTGCTGTGATGGGCAAAAATCTGGGCGATGATTTGGCAGAAGGTAAGCCAACTTTGCCCATCATCAAGACCCTAGAAATCCTAAAAAATAACCATTCGCCTGATTATGACACGCTACGCATTGCGGTGCAGACGGGCAAGGTGGACAATCCTGCCAAGCTCATTGATATGGTGCGTGAGTGTGGTGCGTTGGATTATTGTAAGCAGCGAGCATTGCAGGAGACCACGCTGGCACAGCAGGCATTAGAGCAACTACCTGCCAACCAATACCGTGATGGATTGTATCAATTAACCACCCTTGCCAGCAGTCGCTTGGTGTAG
- a CDS encoding 3-deoxy-7-phosphoheptulonate synthase: MSQTITHNPDIDDVNIEKFIPLVTPSALKTEFPLSDAASKTVLEGRQAIQNILDGIDKRILVVVGPCSIHDVKAAHEYADRLKLLAHELKDELFIVMRVYFEKPRTTTGWKGLINDPDMDDSFDIEKGLRIARKLLLELNEKGLPCATEALDPNTPQYIQDLISWSAIGARTTESQTHREMSSGLSCPVGFKNGTDGSMTVAVNAMQAVQSGHSFLGLSLDGQVCIIQSKGNKYAHVVLRGGNDQPNYDETAIAAAENELAKGKTNGKIMVDASHANSGKDPYLQPMVIANIATQIQNGNKSIMGLMIESHLKGGRQNIPADLSELEYGKSVTDGCLDWDKTVETLRSFAKAVKEHLPNR; encoded by the coding sequence ATGAGCCAAACCATTACCCACAATCCAGACATTGATGACGTGAATATCGAAAAATTTATCCCGTTGGTTACGCCAAGTGCTTTAAAAACAGAATTTCCATTATCTGACGCTGCCAGCAAGACTGTGTTAGAAGGTCGTCAGGCAATCCAAAATATCCTAGATGGCATCGATAAGCGAATCTTGGTGGTCGTTGGACCTTGCTCCATTCATGATGTCAAGGCAGCTCATGAATATGCCGATCGCCTTAAACTGCTCGCTCACGAGCTTAAAGACGAACTATTCATCGTCATGCGAGTTTATTTTGAAAAACCACGCACCACCACAGGCTGGAAAGGGCTAATCAACGACCCTGACATGGACGATAGTTTTGACATCGAAAAAGGGTTGCGTATCGCCAGAAAGCTGCTTCTGGAACTCAACGAAAAAGGTCTGCCCTGTGCCACCGAAGCCCTAGACCCTAATACACCACAGTATATCCAAGATTTAATCAGCTGGTCAGCCATCGGTGCTAGAACCACCGAATCACAGACGCACCGTGAGATGAGTTCTGGCTTATCCTGTCCTGTTGGTTTTAAAAATGGTACTGATGGCTCAATGACGGTGGCAGTCAATGCCATGCAAGCGGTACAATCAGGACATAGCTTTTTGGGTTTATCGCTCGATGGTCAGGTATGTATCATTCAGTCTAAGGGCAATAAATACGCCCATGTCGTCCTGCGTGGTGGCAACGACCAGCCTAACTATGACGAAACCGCCATTGCCGCTGCTGAAAATGAACTTGCCAAAGGAAAAACCAATGGCAAAATCATGGTCGATGCCAGCCACGCCAACTCTGGCAAAGACCCTTACCTACAACCCATGGTCATCGCCAACATCGCCACCCAAATCCAAAATGGCAACAAATCCATCATGGGTCTGATGATAGAAAGCCACCTAAAAGGCGGTCGTCAAAACATTCCTGCCGACCTATCGGAACTAGAATATGGCAAATCTGTGACAGATGGCTGTCTGGACTGGGATAAGACGGTTGAGACTTTGCGTAGTTTTGCCAAAGCGGTCAAAGAACACCTGCCAAATCGTTGA
- a CDS encoding Smr/MutS family protein yields the protein MSNPSFKDLLSKEFRQDLKNLAKPTKSEHGIGKPEQNVNLPNAKQVAGEVKRFNHAQVDEDKVLFMQAMQGVAPLKTDSVIHHRPIKADENALRRRAAAEGPEEILGATLSDMQALLNPVSGEAYLSYKNPTLQNKVFEQLKQGKLRWYDAVDLHGSSIEDARSAVQLLIHQALQNGETVVKIVHGKGKEAIIKTCVNGWLRQISDVMAFVSAPANDGGNGAVLVLLKRKTLTKNDTN from the coding sequence ATGAGCAATCCAAGTTTTAAAGATTTATTATCCAAAGAATTTAGACAAGATTTAAAAAACCTTGCCAAGCCCACCAAGTCAGAACACGGCATTGGCAAACCTGAACAAAATGTCAATCTGCCAAATGCCAAGCAAGTGGCTGGTGAGGTCAAGCGATTTAATCACGCCCAAGTGGACGAAGATAAAGTGCTGTTCATGCAAGCAATGCAAGGTGTTGCACCACTAAAAACAGACAGCGTCATACACCATCGCCCCATCAAGGCAGACGAAAACGCCCTACGCCGCCGTGCTGCTGCCGAAGGGCCAGAAGAAATCTTGGGAGCAACCTTATCAGACATGCAAGCCTTGCTCAATCCTGTGTCTGGCGAAGCCTATTTATCCTACAAAAATCCCACACTACAAAATAAAGTCTTTGAACAACTCAAACAAGGCAAGCTACGCTGGTACGATGCGGTTGATTTGCACGGTTCAAGCATCGAAGACGCTCGGTCAGCTGTCCAACTGCTAATTCATCAAGCCCTGCAAAATGGCGAAACTGTCGTCAAAATCGTACATGGCAAAGGCAAAGAAGCCATCATCAAGACCTGCGTCAATGGTTGGCTGCGTCAAATCAGCGATGTGATGGCGTTCGTCTCCGCCCCTGCCAATGATGGCGGTAATGGTGCAGTATTGGTATTGCTAAAACGCAAAACCCTCACCAAAAATGACACCAATTAA
- a CDS encoding TatD family hydrolase: MYTDSHCHLIYLDNYKDNPSQLLQRMQEAKVSRAMAIMCRLDEYEPIAQWVRLGEQTAAVDIGMSVGLHPCQDEQTLSSICVEKLLSYDGDKVWAFGETGLDYHWDDTKKAAQKHSFATHIEAAKQAGKPIVVHTRSAYDDTLDLLKAEKCEHGIIHCFTEDDAFAKAALDMGLYISLSGIVSFNKSQQLREVAKKLPLDRLLIETDSPYLAPVPKRGKDNEPSYVPYVAQALAAVYGKTAEEIGQISSQNFINLLNQVKPVIKA; the protein is encoded by the coding sequence ATGTACACCGACAGCCATTGCCATTTGATTTATTTGGATAACTACAAAGACAACCCAAGCCAGCTTTTGCAGCGTATGCAAGAGGCGAAAGTCTCTCGTGCGATGGCAATCATGTGTCGCCTAGATGAATACGAACCGATTGCCCAGTGGGTTAGGCTTGGCGAGCAGACGGCAGCGGTGGATATTGGCATGAGCGTAGGTCTGCACCCTTGCCAAGATGAGCAGACACTATCATCAATCTGTGTCGAAAAACTGCTTTCTTATGATGGCGATAAAGTATGGGCGTTTGGCGAAACAGGGCTGGATTATCATTGGGACGACACCAAAAAAGCCGCCCAAAAACACAGTTTTGCCACCCACATCGAGGCTGCCAAGCAGGCGGGCAAACCCATCGTGGTGCATACTCGCAGTGCGTATGATGATACTTTGGATTTGTTAAAAGCAGAAAAATGCGAACATGGCATCATTCATTGTTTCACCGAAGATGACGCTTTTGCCAAAGCAGCATTGGACATGGGATTGTATATTTCTTTATCAGGCATTGTCAGTTTTAATAAATCTCAACAGCTTAGAGAGGTTGCCAAAAAACTACCCCTTGACCGTTTATTGATTGAAACAGACAGTCCTTATCTTGCCCCCGTACCAAAGCGTGGCAAGGATAATGAACCAAGCTATGTGCCTTATGTGGCACAAGCATTGGCGGCAGTCTATGGCAAGACAGCCGAAGAGATTGGGCAAATCAGTAGCCAAAATTTTATCAATCTACTCAATCAGGTGAAGCCTGTCATCAAGGCGTGA